A region of Pseudomonas sp. Marseille-Q3773 DNA encodes the following proteins:
- a CDS encoding IlvD/Edd family dehydratase, with amino-acid sequence MSDHKRPLRSAQWFGTADKNGFMYRSWMKNQGIPDHEFQGKPIIGICNTWSELTPCNAHFRKIAEHVKKGVLEAGGFPVEFPVFSSGESNLRPTAMLTRNLASMDVEEAIRGNPVDAVVLLTGCDKTTPALLMGAASCDVPAIVVTGGPMLNGKHKGKDIGAGTIVWQMHEAYKAGQIDLNEFLSAEAGMSRSAGTCNTMGTASTMACMAEALGTSLPHNAAIPAVDARRYVLAHLSGMRIVDMVREDLRLSKLLTREAFENAIRVNAAIGGSTNAVIHLKAIAGRIGVDLQLEDWTRIGRGTPTLVDLQPSGRFLMEEFYYAGGLPAVIRRLGENGLLPNPAALTANGKSLWDNCQAAPLYDEEVIRPIDKPLVADGGICILRGNLAPKGAVLKPSAATPALMQHRGRAVVFENFEDYKARINDPELEVDANSVLVMKHCGPKGYPGMAEVGNMGLPAKLLAQGVTDMVRISDARMSGTAYGTVVLHVAPEAAAGGPLAAVREGDWIELDCKAGRLHLDISDQELAGRLADLQAPPQLISGGYARLYLDHVMQADEGCDFDFLVGCRGAAVPKHSH; translated from the coding sequence ATGTCTGATCACAAACGCCCGCTGCGCTCCGCCCAATGGTTCGGTACTGCTGACAAGAACGGTTTCATGTACCGCAGCTGGATGAAGAACCAGGGCATCCCGGACCACGAGTTCCAGGGCAAGCCGATCATCGGCATCTGCAACACCTGGTCGGAGCTGACCCCGTGCAACGCGCACTTCCGCAAGATTGCCGAGCACGTCAAGAAAGGCGTGTTGGAAGCGGGCGGCTTCCCGGTGGAGTTCCCGGTGTTTTCCAGCGGCGAATCCAACCTGCGCCCCACCGCCATGCTCACCCGCAACCTGGCCAGCATGGATGTGGAAGAAGCGATCCGCGGCAACCCGGTGGATGCCGTGGTGCTGCTGACCGGCTGTGACAAGACCACCCCGGCGCTGCTGATGGGTGCGGCGAGCTGCGACGTGCCGGCGATCGTGGTGACCGGCGGGCCGATGCTCAACGGCAAGCACAAAGGCAAGGACATTGGCGCCGGCACCATCGTCTGGCAGATGCACGAGGCCTACAAGGCCGGGCAGATCGACCTCAACGAGTTCCTCTCGGCCGAAGCCGGCATGTCGCGCTCGGCGGGTACCTGCAACACCATGGGCACCGCCTCGACCATGGCCTGCATGGCCGAGGCGCTGGGCACCTCGCTGCCGCACAACGCCGCCATCCCGGCGGTGGATGCACGCCGCTACGTGCTCGCCCACCTGTCGGGCATGCGCATTGTCGACATGGTGCGCGAAGACCTGCGCCTGTCGAAGCTGCTCACCCGCGAAGCCTTCGAAAACGCCATCCGCGTCAACGCCGCCATCGGTGGCTCGACCAACGCAGTGATCCACCTCAAGGCCATCGCCGGGCGCATCGGCGTGGACCTGCAACTGGAAGACTGGACCCGCATCGGCCGTGGTACACCAACCCTGGTGGACCTGCAGCCTTCGGGGCGCTTCCTGATGGAAGAGTTCTACTATGCCGGCGGCCTGCCTGCGGTCATCCGCCGCCTGGGCGAAAACGGCCTGCTGCCCAACCCTGCCGCGCTGACTGCCAACGGCAAGAGCCTGTGGGACAACTGCCAGGCTGCGCCGCTGTATGACGAAGAGGTCATCCGCCCGATCGACAAGCCGCTGGTGGCCGACGGCGGCATCTGCATCCTGCGCGGCAACCTGGCGCCCAAGGGTGCCGTGCTCAAGCCGTCGGCGGCCACCCCGGCGCTGATGCAACACCGCGGCCGGGCGGTGGTGTTCGAGAACTTCGAGGACTACAAGGCCCGCATCAACGACCCCGAGCTGGAGGTGGACGCCAATTCGGTGCTGGTGATGAAGCACTGCGGGCCGAAGGGCTACCCGGGCATGGCCGAGGTCGGCAACATGGGCCTGCCGGCCAAATTGCTGGCCCAGGGCGTGACCGACATGGTGCGCATTTCCGACGCGCGCATGAGCGGCACGGCGTATGGCACCGTGGTGCTGCACGTGGCGCCGGAGGCTGCGGCGGGTGGGCCACTGGCTGCGGTGCGTGAAGGTGACTGGATCGAACTGGACTGCAAGGCAGGCCGCCTGCACCTGGATATTTCCGACCAGGAACTGGCCGGCCGCCTGGCCGACCTGCAAGCCCCGCCGCAGCTGATCAGCGGTGGCTACGCCAGGTTGTACCTGGACCACGTGATGCAGGCCGACGAAGGTTGCGACTTCGACTTCCTGGTCGGTTGCCGCGGCGCGGCGGTGCCCAAGCACTCGCACTGA
- a CDS encoding IS3 family transposase (programmed frameshift), giving the protein MSKHTRQFKLSAIQAFLQRGLGYRFIAAKFQMDPSLLRRWVQAYRIHGETSLSRQARTFSPEFKLSVLERKWRDKLSLRQTAAVFNLTHSSQIGIWEAQYYSGGIKALVAGTKGPRNVMIKPSVPPASTSPKADEELSHAELLARLRHAEMEIAYLKKKRTARGEGETEEGREEKVLIISALRTRFPLDGLLKLAGLARSTYYYQRKLMAAGDKLAPLKDRIREIQERHKGRYGYRRMTATLRSVGHVVNSKVVRRLMAELDLKCTVRVKKYKSYRGQPGRIAPNTMERKFTAEEPNTRWVTDVTEFKVASEKLYLSPVLDLFNGEIVAHQIDTSPHYPLVGQMLEKALSRLPEGARPMLHSDQGWQYQYYRYRNRLEEKGLEQSMSRKGNCLDNARMESFFGTLKTEMYHGQRFASIEDLSAAIDEYIDYYNHDRIKMGLAGLSPVAYRNQAAAA; this is encoded by the exons ATGAGCAAGCACACCAGACAGTTCAAGCTTTCCGCCATCCAGGCTTTTCTGCAACGAGGCCTTGGCTACCGTTTCATTGCTGCGAAGTTCCAGATGGACCCCTCCTTGCTGCGCCGCTGGGTACAGGCCTACCGCATCCATGGCGAGACCAGCCTGTCCAGACAAGCGCGGACCTTCAGCCCTGAGTTCAAGCTCTCGGTGCTCGAGCGAAAGTGGCGCGACAAATTGTCGTTGCGCCAAACAGCGGCCGTTTTCAACCTGACGCATTCCAGCCAGATAGGCATATGGGAAGCGCAGTACTACAGTGGCGGCATCAAAGCCCTGGTAGCAGGAACCAAAGGACCGCGTAACGTCATGATCAAACCATCCGTCCCACCCGCCAGCACGTCGCCGAAGGCCGATGAAGAACTCTCGCACGCCGAACTGCTAGCCAGGCTGCGCCACGCCGAGATGGAGATCGCCTACCTAAAAAAG AAAAGAACTGCGCGAGGAGAAGGCGAGACAGAAGAAGGCCGGGAAGAAAAAGTCCTGATCATCTCGGCCCTGCGCACCCGCTTCCCGCTCGACGGTCTGCTTAAGCTGGCCGGACTGGCGCGCAGTACGTATTACTACCAGCGCAAGTTGATGGCCGCCGGTGACAAGCTGGCTCCGCTCAAGGACCGTATCCGTGAGATCCAGGAGCGGCATAAAGGTCGCTACGGCTATCGGCGCATGACAGCGACACTGCGCAGCGTCGGCCATGTAGTGAACAGCAAGGTCGTGCGGCGACTGATGGCCGAGCTCGACCTCAAATGCACGGTTCGCGTGAAGAAGTACAAGTCCTATCGTGGCCAGCCCGGACGCATTGCCCCCAACACGATGGAGCGCAAGTTCACGGCAGAAGAGCCAAACACGAGGTGGGTAACGGACGTGACCGAGTTCAAGGTGGCGAGTGAAAAGCTGTATCTCTCTCCGGTGCTGGACCTATTCAATGGCGAGATCGTGGCACATCAGATCGACACTTCGCCGCACTATCCATTGGTTGGTCAGATGCTCGAAAAGGCGCTGTCACGGCTGCCGGAAGGTGCCAGGCCTATGCTGCACTCCGACCAGGGCTGGCAATATCAGTACTACCGCTACCGAAATCGACTTGAGGAGAAGGGGCTGGAGCAGAGCATGTCACGCAAGGGCAACTGCCTGGACAATGCGCGAATGGAGAGTTTCTTCGGCACACTGAAGACCGAGATGTATCATGGTCAGCGCTTCGCCAGCATCGAAGATCTGAGCGCTGCAATTGATGAATACATCGATTACTACAACCATGATCGAATCAAGATGGGGCTGGCCGGCCTGAGTCCCGTGGCATACAGGAATCAGGCGGCAGCAGCCTAA
- a CDS encoding FadR/GntR family transcriptional regulator → MNYRQPTTRKSMHATLVQDLGVQIVSGQLAPGQKLPSEASLCETYAISRPVFREAMRALTAKGLIEARPRTGTLVRPRHDWHMLDPDVLHWLMQATPQQEFFNMLSSVRWVIEPAAAALAATNASAEDVASIAEAYQRMEAARNHEERLQPDLDFHARIADATHNDLLAYLCNMLSMALRESVRYSNQRANFDELALPRHKAILTAIQNGDALGARHASLVQLEDARVALAKVLGQDPAS, encoded by the coding sequence ATGAACTACCGCCAGCCCACCACGCGCAAGAGCATGCACGCCACCCTGGTCCAGGACCTTGGCGTACAGATCGTATCCGGCCAACTCGCACCCGGGCAGAAGCTGCCCTCCGAGGCCAGCCTGTGCGAAACCTACGCGATCAGCCGGCCGGTATTCCGCGAGGCCATGCGCGCCCTCACCGCCAAGGGCCTGATCGAAGCCCGCCCGCGTACCGGCACCCTGGTGCGGCCCCGGCATGACTGGCACATGCTCGACCCGGATGTGCTGCACTGGCTGATGCAGGCCACGCCGCAGCAGGAATTCTTCAACATGCTGTCCAGCGTGCGCTGGGTCATCGAGCCCGCCGCCGCCGCGCTGGCCGCCACCAACGCCAGCGCCGAGGACGTCGCGTCGATCGCCGAGGCTTACCAGCGCATGGAAGCCGCCCGCAACCATGAAGAGCGCCTGCAACCCGACCTGGACTTCCACGCCCGCATCGCCGACGCCACCCACAACGACCTGCTGGCCTACCTGTGCAACATGCTGTCGATGGCGCTGCGCGAGTCGGTGCGCTATTCCAACCAGCGGGCGAATTTCGACGAACTCGCCCTGCCCCGGCACAAGGCAATCCTCACCGCCATCCAGAACGGCGACGCGCTGGGCGCGCGGCATGCTTCACTGGTGCAACTGGAGGATGCCCGCGTGGCCCTGGCCAAGGTGCTGGGCCAGGACCCGGCTAGCTGA
- a CDS encoding AAA family ATPase, which produces MLTTLAIGNYRSINHLVLPLSQLNLVTGANGSGKSNLYKALRLLAETAQGGVVAALAREGGLDSTWWAGPEPSARMQRGEVPIQGQHPSQAKRLRLGFATADLGFAISLGLPIPLPYPSAFMLDPEIKCEAIWAAGAYRPASLLVERRNALVRAREGNGWAVLDQHADSGESFFNIVGRPRQAPEIGEMRAFINSWRFYDHFRIDRDAPCRQPQLGTRSPVLHHDGHNLAPALQTIIEVGDVEDLMAALEDAFPGSRLEIDAPPGGLFSVRLHQHGLLRPLAGAELSDGTLRYLLLMAALLTPRPPSLMVLNEPETSLHADLLPALARLIIRASQRSQVWVVSHSRPLIEALRACDGCNVLELEKSQGQTGLRGAGLLDEPLWRWPDRAG; this is translated from the coding sequence ATGCTCACCACCCTCGCCATCGGCAACTACCGCTCGATCAACCATCTGGTGCTGCCCCTGAGCCAGCTCAACCTGGTGACCGGCGCCAACGGCAGCGGCAAATCCAACCTGTACAAGGCCCTGCGCCTGCTCGCCGAAACCGCCCAGGGCGGCGTGGTCGCGGCGCTGGCCCGTGAAGGCGGGCTGGATTCGACCTGGTGGGCCGGGCCCGAACCCAGTGCACGCATGCAACGCGGCGAAGTGCCGATCCAGGGCCAGCACCCGAGCCAGGCCAAACGCCTGCGCCTGGGCTTCGCGACGGCGGACCTCGGCTTTGCCATCTCCCTCGGCCTGCCTATTCCGTTGCCGTACCCGTCTGCCTTCATGCTCGACCCCGAGATCAAGTGCGAAGCCATCTGGGCTGCCGGCGCCTACCGGCCCGCGTCGTTGCTGGTAGAGCGCCGGAACGCCCTGGTGCGGGCCCGCGAAGGCAACGGCTGGGCGGTGCTCGACCAGCATGCCGACAGCGGCGAGAGCTTTTTCAATATTGTCGGCCGCCCGCGCCAGGCGCCAGAGATTGGCGAGATGCGCGCGTTCATCAACAGCTGGCGGTTCTACGACCACTTCCGCATCGACCGCGATGCCCCCTGCCGACAGCCACAGCTGGGTACCCGTTCACCGGTGCTGCACCACGACGGACACAACCTCGCCCCGGCGCTGCAGACCATCATCGAGGTTGGCGATGTCGAAGACCTGATGGCCGCACTGGAAGACGCGTTCCCCGGCAGCCGGCTGGAGATCGATGCACCGCCTGGCGGGTTGTTCAGCGTGCGGCTGCACCAGCACGGGCTGCTACGGCCATTAGCGGGTGCCGAACTGTCGGACGGCACCTTGCGCTACCTGTTGCTGATGGCGGCGCTGCTGACACCCCGGCCGCCCTCGCTGATGGTGCTGAACGAACCGGAAACCAGCTTGCATGCCGACCTGCTACCGGCCCTGGCACGCCTGATCATTCGCGCTTCGCAACGTAGCCAGGTGTGGGTGGTATCGCACAGCCGTCCGCTGATCGAGGCGTTGAGGGCGTGCGACGGGTGCAATGTGCTGGAGCTGGAAAAGAGCCAGGGGCAGACCGGGCTGCGCGGGGCTGGCTTGCTGGATGAGCCGCTGTGGCGATGGCCGGACCGAGCTGGGTAG
- a CDS encoding HD domain-containing protein, which produces MTSEAFAPFQHLAAQLLKHLPPDHHDGSHDLAHIHRVWVNAQRIQRAEGGDLEVLLAATVLHDCVPVEKNSPLRKQASSLSAEKATSILSALGWPLPRIEQVAHAIKTHSYSAGFEPASLEARILQDSDRLDAIGAVGIARCFYVSGRMGSALYDFENPAAQGRGYEDTAYAIEHFHTKLLKLASGFKTAEGARLAAERHARLESYLADFMEEVGANGVG; this is translated from the coding sequence ATGACCAGCGAAGCATTCGCCCCTTTCCAACACCTCGCCGCTCAACTGCTGAAACATCTCCCACCAGACCACCACGATGGCTCCCACGACCTGGCCCACATCCACCGCGTATGGGTAAACGCCCAGCGTATCCAGCGGGCAGAGGGCGGCGACCTGGAAGTACTGCTCGCCGCGACGGTACTGCACGACTGTGTGCCGGTCGAAAAGAACTCACCTTTGCGCAAGCAGGCGTCGAGCTTGTCGGCCGAAAAAGCCACCTCTATCCTCAGCGCGCTTGGCTGGCCGTTGCCGCGTATCGAGCAGGTAGCCCATGCGATCAAAACGCACAGCTATTCCGCAGGTTTCGAACCAGCGAGCCTCGAAGCCCGGATTCTCCAGGACAGTGACCGCCTGGACGCCATCGGTGCGGTGGGTATTGCCCGCTGTTTCTACGTTTCCGGGCGGATGGGCTCGGCGCTGTACGATTTCGAGAATCCCGCTGCGCAGGGGCGGGGGTATGAGGACACGGCCTACGCCATCGAGCACTTTCATACCAAGCTGCTCAAGCTGGCATCGGGCTTCAAGACCGCCGAAGGGGCGCGCCTGGCTGCCGAACGCCATGCGCGGCTGGAGAGCTATCTTGCGGATTTCATGGAGGAGGTCGGGGCTAACGGCGTTGGCTGA
- a CDS encoding DUF3077 domain-containing protein, whose translation MPTEETKCTVGKTTFYQGENQTHPLFRIEAGIPCQSAREQASELLGYARDLTLDGLMEDKPQLIWASHYLCALAKALMDDAELGMMR comes from the coding sequence ATGCCCACTGAAGAAACCAAATGTACCGTTGGCAAGACCACCTTCTACCAAGGCGAAAACCAGACCCATCCCCTCTTCCGCATCGAAGCCGGCATCCCGTGCCAGAGCGCCCGCGAACAGGCCTCGGAATTGTTGGGCTACGCACGGGATCTCACCTTGGACGGTTTGATGGAAGACAAACCACAGCTGATATGGGCTTCGCACTACCTGTGCGCGTTAGCCAAGGCGCTGATGGATGATGCCGAGCTGGGCATGATGCGCTGA
- the glsB gene encoding glutaminase B encodes MQTLLNEILEEVRPLIGKGKVADYIPALADVPANQLGIAVYGNDGSYHCAGDALVPFSVQSISKVFSLVQAIGHSGEAIWERLGHEPSGQPFNSLVQLEFERGRPRNPFINAGALVICDINQSRFAAPTLSMRDFVRRLSGNPHISIDARVADSEYQFRARNAAMAYLMQSFGNFHNEVETVLRSYFSYCALQMNCLDLARAFCFLANDGFCKHSGSQILTPRQTQQVNSIMATSGLYDEAGNFAYRVGLPGKSGVGGGIVAIVPGQFTVCVWSPELNAAGNSLAGMAALELLSSRIGWSVF; translated from the coding sequence ATGCAAACGCTGTTGAACGAGATTCTCGAAGAAGTACGTCCCTTGATCGGCAAGGGCAAAGTGGCTGACTACATCCCTGCGCTGGCCGACGTGCCGGCGAACCAGTTGGGCATCGCCGTTTACGGCAACGATGGCAGTTATCACTGCGCAGGCGACGCCCTGGTGCCGTTTTCGGTGCAGAGTATTTCCAAGGTGTTCAGCCTGGTCCAGGCGATTGGCCACTCGGGCGAGGCCATCTGGGAGCGGCTTGGCCATGAGCCCTCCGGCCAGCCGTTCAACTCGCTGGTACAGCTGGAGTTCGAGCGCGGGCGCCCGCGCAATCCGTTCATCAACGCCGGTGCGTTGGTGATCTGTGATATCAACCAGTCGCGCTTTGCAGCACCTACCTTGTCGATGCGCGATTTCGTGCGGCGGCTGTCGGGCAACCCGCATATCTCGATCGATGCGCGCGTTGCTGATTCGGAGTACCAGTTCCGCGCGCGTAACGCGGCCATGGCGTACCTGATGCAGTCGTTCGGCAACTTCCATAACGAAGTCGAAACGGTACTGCGTAGCTATTTCAGCTACTGTGCGCTGCAAATGAACTGCCTGGACCTGGCCCGGGCGTTCTGCTTCCTGGCTAATGATGGTTTCTGCAAGCACAGCGGCTCGCAGATTCTCACCCCGCGCCAAACCCAGCAGGTGAACTCGATCATGGCAACCAGCGGGCTGTATGACGAGGCAGGCAATTTCGCCTACCGTGTGGGGTTGCCGGGCAAGAGTGGTGTGGGCGGTGGCATCGTGGCGATCGTGCCAGGGCAATTCACTGTGTGCGTGTGGTCACCAGAGCTGAACGCTGCGGGTAACTCTCTGGCCGGGATGGCGGCGCTTGAACTGTTGAGTTCGCGGATCGGATGGTCGGTGTTCTGA
- a CDS encoding ATP-binding protein: MNESINDMEYKLPFRPRARILQLLGDELIGSHKLAVFELVKNAYDADAKNVNVVLDLSDQNPRIIVRDDGDGMSLDVIENIWLVPGNDHRKIQRDNDVRSEKYHRLPLGEKGLGRFAVHKLGDKIRLITRAAGMPEFVVEIDWVELIDKPFLTDAPILIKERKPKVFTGEETGTLIEISELRNQEWKRGEVRSLYKQITSICSPFEGPESFYATMDVIGREEWLKGLLDSDAILERAPWKFNFKISSSGDITWSYEFKPLPGIKLEGRKVKKVNSGLLLPKESGKKRVLADEEYISGIGPIKGEFYVYDREREVLKLMSDVQMLTDYLDENGGVRVYRDGIRVYNYGEPGVDWLGLDLRRVNRPTRKISNNLIIGVVHLSLKKSKALIEKTNREGFVDNDALDRLGDLILSGLAIFETERDIDKERVRRAIGKSVDPVSRNIERPIEELRVAMKRHGVLETFDPYLNKLEEDYHAMQETLLAAGMSGLNLAVIFHEVERGVRTLHRSIEGGVDIEGAARQAKDLTKLLDGFSGLLRRDDQKAHEARKLILRARDLNVSRMRFHNVKLVSPFIESNERGFSSIFPFGLVLNALVNLIDNSLYWLQVRWPESEAANRRLYIGLSDDFELGPAIIIADNGPGFQDEAENMVRPFFTRKAAGMGLGLYYANLAMELSGGLLAFPAKEEVDLPEGFDGAVIALIFKEVK; encoded by the coding sequence ATGAACGAGAGCATCAACGATATGGAATACAAGCTGCCGTTTCGGCCTCGAGCAAGAATACTGCAACTGCTTGGCGATGAGCTGATAGGAAGTCACAAGCTTGCAGTTTTCGAGCTTGTGAAGAACGCTTATGATGCAGATGCGAAAAACGTCAATGTCGTATTAGATCTGTCTGATCAAAACCCTCGTATTATCGTCAGAGATGACGGTGACGGCATGTCGCTAGATGTAATTGAGAATATTTGGCTTGTGCCAGGGAATGATCATCGAAAAATTCAGCGAGACAATGATGTTCGCTCGGAAAAATATCATCGGCTTCCTCTGGGTGAGAAAGGGTTGGGAAGGTTTGCAGTTCATAAGCTGGGAGATAAGATAAGGCTAATTACCCGGGCTGCAGGTATGCCTGAATTTGTCGTAGAGATAGATTGGGTAGAGCTTATCGATAAGCCTTTTTTAACTGATGCCCCAATTTTGATAAAAGAGAGGAAGCCTAAAGTTTTCACAGGGGAAGAAACAGGGACGTTAATTGAGATTAGTGAGTTAAGAAATCAAGAATGGAAGAGGGGGGAGGTTCGGAGTCTATACAAGCAAATTACTTCAATATGCTCGCCGTTTGAAGGGCCTGAATCGTTTTATGCAACAATGGATGTTATTGGGCGCGAAGAATGGCTTAAAGGTTTGCTGGACTCTGATGCGATTTTGGAAAGAGCGCCTTGGAAATTTAACTTCAAAATATCTAGTTCGGGTGATATAACTTGGAGTTACGAGTTCAAGCCCCTGCCTGGAATAAAGCTGGAAGGGCGCAAGGTAAAAAAGGTTAATTCTGGGCTACTTCTGCCAAAGGAAAGTGGTAAGAAGCGAGTTCTGGCAGATGAAGAATATATTTCAGGTATCGGCCCGATAAAAGGCGAGTTTTACGTATATGATCGTGAGCGAGAAGTTTTGAAGTTAATGTCTGATGTTCAGATGTTAACTGACTATCTCGATGAGAATGGTGGCGTTAGGGTTTATAGAGACGGCATTCGGGTTTACAACTATGGCGAGCCTGGGGTGGACTGGCTAGGGCTCGATCTTCGGCGAGTTAATCGCCCGACGAGAAAGATTAGTAATAACCTGATAATAGGTGTTGTACACCTTTCTTTGAAGAAATCGAAAGCGCTTATTGAGAAAACTAACCGTGAGGGTTTTGTTGATAATGATGCGCTAGATCGCTTGGGTGACTTGATATTGTCGGGTTTGGCAATCTTTGAAACCGAGCGGGATATAGATAAAGAACGGGTTCGAAGAGCTATTGGGAAGAGTGTTGATCCGGTTTCGAGAAATATTGAGCGCCCGATAGAAGAGCTTAGAGTTGCGATGAAAAGGCACGGTGTGCTAGAAACTTTTGATCCGTACCTGAATAAACTTGAAGAAGATTATCACGCAATGCAAGAAACGCTTCTGGCTGCAGGTATGTCAGGGCTCAATTTGGCTGTTATATTTCATGAAGTTGAGCGTGGTGTTAGAACGCTACACCGTTCTATTGAAGGCGGGGTAGATATTGAAGGTGCTGCGCGACAAGCCAAAGACTTAACTAAGTTACTGGACGGTTTTTCGGGGTTGTTGAGAAGAGATGATCAAAAGGCGCACGAAGCAAGGAAGTTAATCTTGCGCGCCCGGGATTTGAATGTATCTCGCATGCGCTTTCATAATGTCAAGCTTGTCTCGCCGTTTATTGAGTCGAATGAGAGAGGTTTTAGCTCTATTTTTCCTTTTGGGTTGGTGCTGAATGCTCTTGTTAATCTCATTGATAATTCCTTGTATTGGTTGCAGGTGAGGTGGCCGGAGTCAGAGGCTGCTAATCGAAGACTGTATATAGGTTTGTCTGATGATTTTGAACTCGGTCCAGCCATAATAATTGCAGACAATGGCCCTGGTTTTCAGGATGAGGCTGAAAATATGGTTCGACCATTTTTTACTCGCAAGGCCGCTGGGATGGGGCTTGGTCTCTATTATGCTAATTTGGCAATGGAACTAAGCGGAGGGTTGTTAGCATTTCCTGCGAAGGAAGAGGTTGATCTTCCAGAAGGCTTTGATGGTGCTGTTATTGCTTTGATATTTAAGGAAGTTAAGTGA
- a CDS encoding DNA cytosine methyltransferase, protein MEEIRAFDMFCGAGGASLGAREAGARIVGGVDLWGPAVESFKLNFKEAHVFEQDLRILTPEQVLAKTGPIDLLISSPECTHHTCARGAKPRSEESKETAFQVIRYAEVMKPRWITLENVINMKPWARYGELKSELARLGYKVREQVIDSSHFGVGQRRRRLFMIADLLEMPLTVQPLRSNYKTVWDILAPEGTYKMTPLVTPRRAKDTLARAQRAISELGPNKAFLIVYYGTDGAGGWQRMSEPLRTITTVDRFAYVMPTPEGHMMRMLQPDELRRAMGFPSEYCFPDVNRRDKVKLMGNAVCSPVMEAIVASLKASLDGKHKERAA, encoded by the coding sequence ATGGAAGAGATTCGAGCTTTTGACATGTTCTGCGGGGCTGGTGGTGCCAGTCTGGGGGCGCGCGAAGCCGGTGCCAGGATTGTTGGTGGTGTTGACTTGTGGGGCCCAGCCGTCGAATCATTCAAGCTCAACTTCAAGGAGGCTCATGTCTTCGAGCAGGATCTGAGAATTCTAACTCCAGAGCAGGTGCTCGCCAAGACGGGGCCGATAGATTTGTTGATATCATCGCCAGAGTGTACTCATCATACTTGTGCAAGGGGCGCGAAGCCGCGATCTGAGGAAAGTAAGGAAACTGCTTTTCAAGTGATTCGTTATGCCGAAGTCATGAAGCCGCGGTGGATTACATTAGAGAATGTAATTAATATGAAGCCTTGGGCGCGATATGGTGAACTTAAGTCTGAGCTTGCCCGTCTTGGGTATAAAGTGCGTGAGCAGGTTATCGATTCTTCTCATTTCGGTGTTGGGCAGCGTCGTCGTAGACTGTTCATGATTGCTGATCTGTTGGAAATGCCGCTGACGGTTCAGCCGCTCAGATCAAACTATAAGACTGTATGGGACATATTGGCCCCGGAAGGCACTTATAAAATGACGCCTCTTGTAACGCCGCGCCGAGCAAAAGATACTCTTGCGCGTGCACAGCGTGCTATCTCCGAGCTGGGGCCGAATAAAGCGTTCCTCATAGTTTATTATGGAACGGATGGCGCCGGCGGTTGGCAGCGGATGAGTGAACCGCTTCGAACGATTACAACAGTAGATCGTTTTGCCTACGTTATGCCCACGCCTGAGGGGCATATGATGCGTATGTTGCAACCGGATGAGCTGCGGCGCGCAATGGGTTTCCCTTCGGAATATTGCTTTCCAGACGTCAACCGGCGTGACAAGGTCAAGTTGATGGGTAATGCTGTTTGCTCTCCTGTTATGGAAGCGATTGTTGCATCTTTGAAAGCCTCTCTTGACGGGAAGCATAAGGAGAGGGCAGCATGA